TTGATGATGCTGCGGGGGAAGCATTTGATAAATGTGCTAAAGTGATGGGATTAGGTTATCCCGGCGGCCCGGTGGTAAACCGTCTTGCCAACGAAGGGAACCCGAAAGCATTTACTTTCAGCAAACCTCATATTCCCGGTTACGATTATAGTTTCAGCGGTTTGAAAACTTCTTTCCTCTACACCTTACGCGATCGTTTGAAAGAAGAACCGGATTTTATTGAAAAGAATAAGCATGACCTCTGTGCTTCTTTGCAGTCTACGGTAATCGATATTCTGATGGATAAGCTCAGGAAGGCCGCAAAAGATTTACATATCAGTGAAGTTGCGGTTGCCGGCGGAGTTTCAGCCAATTCAGGTTTACGGGATGCTTTTCAAGAGCATGCACGGAAATATGGATGGAAAATTCACATTCCCAAGTTTGCTTTTACAACAGATAATGCAGCTATGGTTGCTATGACTGGGTACTACAAATATCTGGATAAAGATTTTTGTCCGATGGATGTTGCCCCATTTTCAAGAGTAACCATTTAATAGTTTAGGTAAACGAAAGGATGCACTTAATTGATTTTTGTTAAGGGTTTGTTTATTACTATAACGAAGAGAAAAAATGAATGTTGAAATTATTACGATCGGAGACGAATTACTCATAGGACAAGTAGTAGATACCAATTCTGCATGGATGGGCCAAGTGTTAGGAGATGAAGGATTCCACGTAGTCCATAAGGAAACGGTGGGAGATGTAGAATCCGATATCCTCCAGGCATGTGATGAAGCCTTGAAACGTTCGCCTATTGTATTGGTAACCGGAGGGATCGGACCTACCAAAGATGATATCACTAAAAAAACACTTTGTAAGTATTTTAATACTCGCCTTTGTTTCTCTGAAGAGGTTTTGAAAAATATTGAAGATTTATTTCAGAAAAGCGGAAAAGCAATGAACCCTCTTACTCATGACCAGGCATATGTACCCGAAGCTGCTACCGTTATACAAAATCGTGTAGGTACGGCTCCCATTACCTGGTTTGAACGGGACGGAAAGATATTGGTTTCTTTTCCCGGAGTGCCTTATGAAATGAAATGGGCGATGAAAGAAGAAATTTTACCCCGTCTTAAAAAAAGATTCCGGCAAGATTTGTATATTAAGCATCAAACTTTATGGGTAAGTGGCTATACAGAGTCTGCTTTGGCTATGCAATTGGAAACGTTTGAAAAAGAACTTCCTTCTTTTGTTACTTTGGCTTATTTACCGACACCCGGACTTATCCGATTACGTCTTTCTGCCTATTATTCGAATGAATCAGCCGTGGAAAGTGCGATGTTAGAACAATCTCTTAAACTTCGCGACTTATTGAAAGGAAATATCCTGGCAGAAGAAGACAAACCTATCCAAGAAATAATAGGGGAGGTGCTTCGCAGTAAAAAGCTGACTCTTGGAACAGCCGAAAGCTGCACAGGGGGAAAGATTGCTGAAATGATTACTGCTATCCCCGGAAGTTCGGATTATTTTGTAGGAGGTATTGTGTCTTATTCCAACAACGTAAAACATCAAATACTGGATGTTTCCAACCTTTCCCTAGATACGTATGGCGCGGTAAGCCAGCAAGTAGTGGAAGAGATGGTGATGGGTGCTTTGAAAATACTGAACTGCGATTGCGCGGTTGCTACTTCCGGAGTAGCCGGACCCGGAGGCGGAACCCCCGAAAAGCCGGTTGGGACGGTTTGGATTGCTGCCGCATGGAAAGACAAAATAAAGTCGCAGCTCTTCCATTTTGGTAAAAATCGGGAGCAAAATATTCTGCGTTCTGCTAATATGGCATTATTAATGCTCAATGACTTATTAAAAGAAGAAGAATAAAATACTTGAAGAAAAGGATTCGGGAAACCAGGAATAGCTTTTTATCATCATAGAGCAAGGAAAATGAATAGTTTATCTGAAAAAGTTTAACTTCCAGTAGGGAAATAATTCTGTAAAAACTTGCAGGAATTAAAAAAAAACCTTTACTTTGCGCCCTGATTGTGAAGAGCATTCGATTAATTAATGCAAGTAATATAAAAAAAGTAAGATAGCGATGTCTAAGATTTGTCAAATTACCGGAAAAAAAGCAATGGTTGGCAACAACGTTTCACACTCAAAAAGGAGAACGAAACGTAAATTTGATGTGAACCTGTTTACAAAAAAGTTCTACTGGGTAGAACAAGATTGTTGGGTTAGCCTGAATATTTCAGCTGCGGGCTTGCGTACTATCAACAAATTAGGATTGAACGAAGCAATCAAAAGAGCTGCTGAAAAAGGGTATTTAAACGCTTAACTTGGAGGAACTGAGAGATGGCAAAGAAAGCAAAAGGAAATAGAATCCAAGTGATTCTGGAATGTACCGAACATAAGGATAGTGGTATGCCGGGTACTTCAAGATATATTACCACAAAAAACAGAAAGAATACTACGACAAGATTGGAATTGAAGAAATACAATCCTATTTTGAAGAAAGTAACAGTACATAAAGAAATTAAGTAATAGGAGAATTTAATCGATGGCAAAGAAAACAGTTGCAACATTACAAAAAGGAGAGGGCCGTACTTATTCTAAAGTAATCAAGATGGTTAAATCTCCTAAAACAGGGGCTTATATATTTGAAGAAACTATGGTTCCTAATGCTGAAGTGAAGAATTTTTTAGCTAAATAAGAATAGGCTAATTAATTCACCTACAAATATAAAATTGACGAAAGCTTTCTTCCCTTGCGGGAAGGAGGCTTTTTGTATTTATTTCTATTCCTTATGTCAATTAGAATCAATATTTTTCTTACTTTTGCTCTGTTGAAAAATGGAATATTCAAAATAATAAACAGATAAATAATAAACAGCTATGAGATTCGATGTATCAAGTACCGCGTTATTGTCGCATTTACAAGCTATCAGCAAAGTAATAGCTTCGAAGAATTCACTGCCTATCCTGGATAACTTCTTATTCGATTTGCAGGGAACTACGCTGACAATTACGGCTTCCGATGCGGAAA
The genomic region above belongs to Parabacteroides pacaensis and contains:
- a CDS encoding DUF4295 domain-containing protein, with amino-acid sequence MAKKTVATLQKGEGRTYSKVIKMVKSPKTGAYIFEETMVPNAEVKNFLAK
- the rpmB gene encoding 50S ribosomal protein L28 — its product is MSKICQITGKKAMVGNNVSHSKRRTKRKFDVNLFTKKFYWVEQDCWVSLNISAAGLRTINKLGLNEAIKRAAEKGYLNA
- a CDS encoding competence/damage-inducible protein A; translated protein: MNVEIITIGDELLIGQVVDTNSAWMGQVLGDEGFHVVHKETVGDVESDILQACDEALKRSPIVLVTGGIGPTKDDITKKTLCKYFNTRLCFSEEVLKNIEDLFQKSGKAMNPLTHDQAYVPEAATVIQNRVGTAPITWFERDGKILVSFPGVPYEMKWAMKEEILPRLKKRFRQDLYIKHQTLWVSGYTESALAMQLETFEKELPSFVTLAYLPTPGLIRLRLSAYYSNESAVESAMLEQSLKLRDLLKGNILAEEDKPIQEIIGEVLRSKKLTLGTAESCTGGKIAEMITAIPGSSDYFVGGIVSYSNNVKHQILDVSNLSLDTYGAVSQQVVEEMVMGALKILNCDCAVATSGVAGPGGGTPEKPVGTVWIAAAWKDKIKSQLFHFGKNREQNILRSANMALLMLNDLLKEEE
- the tsaD gene encoding tRNA (adenosine(37)-N6)-threonylcarbamoyltransferase complex transferase subunit TsaD, which produces MSVTILGIESSCDDTSASVIRDEVMLSNVIASQAVHEAYGGVVPELASRAHQQNIIPVVAEAIKRAGIDKTELSAIAFTRGPGLMGSLLVGTSFAKGLATSLGIPMIDINHLQAHVLAHFIKENEEDNHQPNFPFLCLLVSGGNSQIIVVKSYKEMEVIGQTIDDAAGEAFDKCAKVMGLGYPGGPVVNRLANEGNPKAFTFSKPHIPGYDYSFSGLKTSFLYTLRDRLKEEPDFIEKNKHDLCASLQSTVIDILMDKLRKAAKDLHISEVAVAGGVSANSGLRDAFQEHARKYGWKIHIPKFAFTTDNAAMVAMTGYYKYLDKDFCPMDVAPFSRVTI
- the rpmG gene encoding 50S ribosomal protein L33 → MAKKAKGNRIQVILECTEHKDSGMPGTSRYITTKNRKNTTTRLELKKYNPILKKVTVHKEIK